DNA from Diaphorobacter limosus:
CTGGGGCACGGTGCTGTCCCCCGAGCTGCTGGCCGCCGTGGACGCGCTGCGCTGGCAGCTGCGCGACCCCGGGCAATGATTTGAATAAAAAAACGGCTGTAGCGCTTATCCATAAAGCGCAAACAGCTATGATTTTTGAATATGGCCAAGAAAGACAAGAACGCCCATGTGAGCGAAACCCCCGCCACACAGCTGTTGCGCGCGCAGGGCGTGGAGTTCACCGAGCACCCCTACGACTACGTGGAGCATGGCGGCAGCGCCGAGTCCGCGCGCCAGCTGGGCCTGGATGAGCACATGGTGGTCAAGACCCTGGTGATGCAGGACCAGGACGCCAGGCCGCTGATCGTGCTCATGCATGGCGACCGCAAGGTCTCCACCAAGAACCTGGCGCGCCAGATCGGCGCCAAGCATGTACAGCCCTGCAAGCCCGAGGTGGCGAATCGCCATAGCGGCTATCTGGTGGGCGGCACCTCGCCCTTCGGCACCAAAAAGGACATGCCGGTGTTCATCGAGGAAAGCATCTTGAGCCTGCCGCGCATCGCCATCAACGGCGGGCGGCGCGGCTATCTGCTGCAGCTCGACCCACAGGTGTGCGTGCGGCTGCTGCAGGCGAAAACCGTGCAGTGCGCGCTGGCAGAATAGGGCGCTTCGTTTCCTCCTTCCTTGTCTGCCGTGAGCATCCTCCTGTCCCTTGCCGCCACCCTGGCCGCCTATTTGCTCGGTTCCCTGTCGTTCGCCGTCATCGTCAGCCGCGCCATGGGCCTGTCCGATCCGCGCAGCTATGGCAGCAAGAACCCCGGCGCTACGAATGTGCTGCGCTCTGGCTCCAAGGCGGCGGCCGTCGTCACGCTGGTGCTGGATGCCGCCAAAGGCTGGCTGCCGGTGGCCCTGGTGCGCTGGTTTGGCGCGCCCTTCGGGTTGGAGGAGGGCACCATGGCCATGGTCGGCCTGGCGGCGTTTGCCGGCCACCTGTGGCCGGTGTTCTTCCGTTTCGAGGGCGGCAAGGGCGTGGCCACGGCGCTGGGCGTGCTGCTGGGCGTGAGCGGCTGGCTGGGCCTGGCCACGCTGCTGACCTGGGTCATCGTTGCGTTCT
Protein-coding regions in this window:
- the ybaK gene encoding Cys-tRNA(Pro) deacylase, which translates into the protein MAKKDKNAHVSETPATQLLRAQGVEFTEHPYDYVEHGGSAESARQLGLDEHMVVKTLVMQDQDARPLIVLMHGDRKVSTKNLARQIGAKHVQPCKPEVANRHSGYLVGGTSPFGTKKDMPVFIEESILSLPRIAINGGRRGYLLQLDPQVCVRLLQAKTVQCALAE
- the plsY gene encoding glycerol-3-phosphate 1-O-acyltransferase PlsY, whose translation is MSILLSLAATLAAYLLGSLSFAVIVSRAMGLSDPRSYGSKNPGATNVLRSGSKAAAVVTLVLDAAKGWLPVALVRWFGAPFGLEEGTMAMVGLAAFAGHLWPVFFRFEGGKGVATALGVLLGVSGWLGLATLLTWVIVAFFFRYSSLASLVAAAFAPFFYFLGAGMVWYSDARLGVAMVVMAGLLAWRHKANIQRLIQGKESRLGTKKKA